A section of the Devosia rhizoryzae genome encodes:
- a CDS encoding Ldh family oxidoreductase yields the protein MRSDNQILVPGAELERRVLRALLDVGASAPSAEAAVRALMHASRVGVDSHGVRLVEHYCRMLGGGRLNKVPELTVRRTAVASAMVNGDDGLGHYAAYHAVELGMEIAREAGVAAIGIEHSSHLGAAGAYAAAGAEQGFITFATTNTDAMVALFDGAERFHGTNPLAFAAPVPGSRPWLLDMATSSIPMNRVLLHRSLNAPLPEGVAADAQGAATIDPGAAEMLLPLGGENYGYKGAGLAGVATLFSALLTGTTLDPDFIPMYGTENIHEPRNMGHFVLVIDPEKFVGGAMFGQAIMGYLASLRGAAVRPGGGSVMAPGDREWAEADRRDAQGIPIDPDTARFLVLS from the coding sequence ATGCGCAGCGACAATCAAATTCTCGTCCCGGGCGCTGAGCTCGAACGGCGTGTGCTTCGGGCGCTGCTCGACGTTGGGGCCAGCGCACCCTCTGCGGAGGCTGCCGTGCGGGCGCTGATGCATGCGTCCCGCGTCGGGGTGGACAGCCATGGCGTGCGGCTGGTCGAACACTATTGCCGCATGCTTGGCGGTGGGCGGCTCAACAAGGTGCCCGAACTCACGGTGCGCAGAACTGCTGTCGCCAGCGCAATGGTCAACGGCGACGATGGGCTCGGACATTATGCGGCCTACCATGCCGTGGAGCTGGGCATGGAAATTGCCCGCGAAGCCGGTGTCGCGGCAATCGGGATCGAGCACTCGTCGCACCTCGGCGCAGCCGGCGCTTATGCCGCAGCAGGCGCCGAGCAAGGCTTTATTACCTTTGCCACCACCAATACCGACGCCATGGTGGCGCTCTTCGACGGCGCCGAGCGGTTCCATGGCACCAATCCGCTGGCCTTCGCTGCGCCTGTGCCCGGCAGCCGGCCTTGGCTTCTCGACATGGCGACCTCCTCCATTCCCATGAACCGGGTGCTCTTGCACCGCTCGCTGAACGCACCGCTGCCGGAGGGCGTCGCTGCGGATGCGCAGGGCGCCGCGACCATTGACCCCGGCGCCGCCGAGATGCTGCTGCCGCTTGGCGGTGAAAACTATGGCTACAAAGGCGCGGGCCTGGCTGGGGTCGCCACCCTGTTTTCAGCTCTGCTGACCGGAACGACGCTCGACCCCGATTTCATCCCCATGTATGGCACTGAAAACATTCATGAGCCCCGAAATATGGGGCACTTCGTGCTGGTCATCGATCCCGAAAAGTTCGTCGGCGGAGCCATGTTCGGCCAGGCGATCATGGGATATCTTGCCAGTTTGCGCGGTGCCGCGGTGCGCCCGGGCGGTGGCAGCGTCATGGCGCCCGGCGACCGCGAATGGGCGGAGGCTGATCGGCGCGATGCGCAAGGCATTCCGATCGACCCCGACACGGCCCGCTTCCTCGTCCTGAGCTAG
- a CDS encoding ATP-dependent helicase — translation MPSDTAYLEALNPNQRLAVEHGAGHAAPGPLLVIAGAGSGKTNTLAHRVAHLIRHGADPRRILLLTFSRRAASEMSRRVERIAGSVLGLGSGAITDALTWAGTFHGVGARLLREHAQQIGLDPAFTIHDREDSADLMNLVRHELRFSETKTRFPAKGTCLAIYSRVVNAQADLDEVLKTVFPWCAMWTAELRTLFGAYVAAKQAQNVLDYDDLLLYWAGMMAEPAIAAQVSGLFDHILVDEYQDTNRLQASVLLALRPDGRGLTVVGDDAQSIYSFRAATVRNILDFPSSFSPAAQIVTLDRNYRSTQPILAAANAVIDQASERFTKNLWTERLSAQKPMLVTVKDEADQVGYIARSVLEARETGTPLKQQAVLFRSSSHSGPLEIELTRRNIPFVKFGGLKFLDAAHIKDMLAVLRWAENPRDRVAGFRVLQLMPGIGPGTAGRILDALGASADPAWALGEVPPPAKAGQHWPDLVAMVGRLASRELSWPLELGYVRQWYEPLLEAAYEDAPSRVADIVQLEQIAAGYPGRERFLTELTLDPPDATSDQAGVPLKDDDYLILSTIHSAKGQEWKAVHVLNVVDGCIPSDLGTGSAHELEEERRLLYVAMTRAKDELHLLVPQRFYVTQQARNGDRHLYAQRTRFIPRAMTALFEDILWPPVTPIRAGLMPGQPAVVDMAAKMRSMW, via the coding sequence GTGCCTTCTGACACTGCCTATCTCGAAGCTCTTAATCCGAACCAGCGTCTCGCGGTCGAACATGGTGCGGGCCATGCCGCGCCCGGACCGTTGCTGGTGATTGCGGGGGCTGGGTCAGGCAAGACCAATACTTTGGCCCATCGCGTGGCGCATCTGATCCGTCATGGTGCTGATCCCCGGCGTATTCTGCTGCTGACCTTTTCCCGTCGCGCGGCATCGGAGATGAGCCGGCGGGTGGAGCGTATTGCCGGCTCTGTTCTGGGCCTTGGTTCCGGCGCGATCACCGACGCACTCACCTGGGCCGGCACGTTCCATGGCGTCGGGGCGCGGCTATTGCGCGAACATGCCCAGCAGATCGGTCTCGATCCGGCGTTTACCATCCATGACCGCGAAGACTCTGCCGACCTCATGAACCTGGTGCGGCACGAACTGCGCTTCAGCGAAACCAAGACGCGCTTTCCCGCCAAGGGCACGTGCCTTGCGATCTATTCGCGTGTCGTCAATGCGCAGGCCGATCTTGATGAGGTGCTGAAAACCGTCTTTCCCTGGTGCGCAATGTGGACGGCCGAGCTGCGAACGTTGTTTGGTGCCTATGTGGCGGCCAAGCAGGCGCAGAACGTTCTCGATTACGATGACCTCCTGCTCTACTGGGCCGGCATGATGGCGGAGCCCGCCATTGCCGCGCAGGTATCCGGCCTCTTCGACCACATCCTCGTTGATGAGTACCAGGACACAAACCGGCTGCAGGCCTCCGTGTTGCTGGCCCTGCGCCCCGACGGGCGCGGGCTGACGGTGGTTGGGGATGACGCGCAGTCGATCTATTCCTTCCGCGCCGCCACCGTGCGCAACATCCTCGATTTCCCGTCGAGCTTTTCGCCGGCGGCGCAGATCGTCACATTGGACCGCAACTACCGCTCGACCCAGCCGATCCTTGCAGCCGCCAATGCTGTGATTGATCAAGCGTCCGAGCGCTTCACCAAGAACCTTTGGACCGAGCGTCTGTCCGCGCAAAAGCCCATGCTGGTCACCGTCAAGGACGAAGCCGATCAGGTCGGCTATATCGCCAGGTCGGTGCTGGAAGCCCGCGAAACCGGAACGCCGCTTAAGCAACAGGCGGTGCTGTTCCGCTCCTCTTCCCATTCGGGCCCGCTCGAAATCGAGCTGACGCGGCGCAACATCCCCTTCGTCAAGTTCGGGGGGCTCAAGTTTCTCGATGCCGCGCACATCAAGGACATGCTGGCGGTGCTGCGCTGGGCCGAGAACCCGCGCGATCGCGTGGCCGGGTTTCGGGTCTTGCAGCTGATGCCCGGCATCGGTCCGGGCACTGCGGGGCGGATCCTCGATGCGCTCGGCGCCAGTGCCGATCCAGCCTGGGCCCTGGGGGAAGTGCCGCCGCCTGCAAAGGCGGGTCAGCATTGGCCCGACCTCGTCGCCATGGTCGGGCGCCTTGCGAGCCGCGAACTGAGTTGGCCGCTCGAACTGGGCTATGTCCGTCAATGGTATGAGCCACTGCTGGAAGCGGCTTACGAGGATGCGCCAAGCCGCGTGGCCGACATCGTGCAGCTCGAACAGATCGCCGCCGGGTATCCAGGCCGCGAGCGCTTCCTGACCGAATTGACCCTTGATCCGCCTGACGCCACCAGCGACCAGGCCGGCGTGCCGCTCAAGGACGATGATTACCTGATCCTTTCAACCATCCACTCGGCCAAGGGGCAGGAGTGGAAGGCAGTGCATGTCCTCAATGTTGTCGACGGCTGTATCCCCTCCGATCTCGGCACCGGTTCGGCCCATGAACTCGAAGAAGAGCGGCGGCTTCTGTATGTGGCGATGACCCGCGCCAAGGATGAACTCCATCTGCTGGTGCCGCAGCGCTTTTATGTCACCCAGCAGGCGCGGAACGGCGACCGACACCTTTACGCGCAGCGCACGCGCTTTATTCCACGGGCGATGACGGCACTGTTCGAGGACATCCTCTGGCCGCCTGTAACGCCCATCCGGGCCGGATTGATGCCCGGCCAGCCTGCCGTGGTGGACATGGCGGCCAAGATGCGCAGCATGTGGTAA
- the msrA gene encoding peptide-methionine (S)-S-oxide reductase MsrA, whose protein sequence is MFFRQKPMTIPSAAEALPGRDQELAIAPNHFVNNAALKGPYPQGAETIYLALGCFWGAERLFWQLPGVLVTAVGYQGGHTPNASYEEVCSGRTGHTEIVKVVYDPKVISLEQLLKTFWEEHDPTQGMRQGNDMGTQYRSAIYTTTPEQAEIVEKSRAAYEAALRQRGLGPITTEIGEAGPFYYAETYHQQYLAKNPNGYCGLAGTGVSCPIGVGVAAE, encoded by the coding sequence ATGTTCTTCCGTCAAAAACCGATGACCATTCCTTCTGCCGCCGAGGCGCTGCCGGGCCGGGACCAGGAACTGGCCATCGCACCCAATCATTTCGTCAATAACGCAGCCCTCAAGGGTCCCTACCCTCAGGGCGCCGAGACCATTTACCTGGCGCTTGGCTGTTTCTGGGGCGCCGAGCGGCTGTTCTGGCAATTGCCAGGCGTCCTCGTGACCGCCGTCGGTTACCAGGGTGGCCACACGCCCAACGCCTCCTATGAAGAAGTGTGTTCCGGCCGGACCGGGCATACGGAGATCGTGAAGGTCGTCTACGATCCCAAGGTGATCAGCCTCGAACAGCTGCTCAAGACGTTCTGGGAAGAGCACGACCCGACCCAGGGCATGCGCCAGGGCAATGACATGGGCACCCAGTATCGGTCGGCGATCTATACAACGACGCCCGAGCAGGCCGAAATCGTTGAAAAAAGCCGCGCTGCTTACGAGGCCGCTCTCCGTCAGCGCGGCCTTGGACCGATCACGACCGAAATCGGCGAGGCGGGTCCCTTCTACTATGCCGAGACCTATCACCAGCAGTATCTGGCCAAAAACCCCAATGGCTATTGTGGGCTGGCAGGGACCGGCGTCAGCTGCCCCATCGGGGTTGGCGTTGCCGCCGAGTAA
- a CDS encoding manganese catalase family protein, with protein MFYTDGKLQYPVRVEKPNPLFARALQQAIGGVEGEIRVAMQYFFQAMGARGNPKFKDMLLNTATEELGHIEMLATAVALNLEGAPVGVKDEVAKDPVASAVLGGVNLKNILSAGMSAMPVDSDGVPFDMSHIYASGNIAADMTANVMAESTGRVLAVRLYHLTDDPGMRDMLQFLIARDTMHQNQWKAALEELGGDANVFPIPNSHPQAEEKTEFSYAYFSHMLNAETPEGRWTQGPSIDGKGEFSVVNSEPLGEKAVLGPAKPLSGAQAEQIKPV; from the coding sequence ATGTTCTATACAGACGGAAAGCTTCAATATCCGGTTCGCGTCGAAAAGCCGAACCCGCTATTTGCGCGCGCCCTGCAGCAGGCGATTGGCGGCGTCGAAGGCGAGATCCGCGTTGCCATGCAGTATTTCTTCCAGGCCATGGGTGCCCGCGGCAATCCGAAATTCAAGGACATGCTGCTCAATACCGCGACCGAGGAACTCGGCCATATTGAAATGCTCGCCACGGCCGTGGCGTTGAACCTCGAAGGCGCTCCCGTTGGCGTCAAGGACGAGGTCGCCAAGGACCCGGTCGCCAGCGCCGTGCTGGGTGGCGTCAACCTCAAGAACATCCTGTCTGCTGGCATGTCTGCCATGCCCGTCGACAGCGACGGCGTGCCGTTCGACATGAGCCACATCTACGCTTCGGGCAATATCGCGGCCGACATGACCGCCAATGTCATGGCCGAATCCACAGGCCGCGTCCTGGCGGTCCGCCTCTATCACCTGACCGACGATCCCGGCATGCGCGACATGCTGCAGTTCCTGATCGCCCGCGACACCATGCACCAGAACCAGTGGAAGGCCGCACTTGAAGAACTCGGCGGCGACGCCAACGTGTTCCCGATCCCCAATAGCCACCCGCAGGCCGAGGAAAAGACCGAGTTCTCCTACGCCTATTTCAGCCACATGCTGAATGCCGAAACTCCGGAAGGCCGCTGGACCCAGGGTCCGTCCATCGATGGCAAGGGCGAGTTCAGCGTCGTTAACTCCGAACCGCTTGGTGAAAAGGCGGTGCTCGGGCCAGCAAAGCCGCTGAGCGGCGCGCAGGCCGAGCAGATCAAGCCGGTCTAA
- a CDS encoding helix-turn-helix domain-containing protein, with translation MDKDFIAIPADPNDPEDRAVSAEGREQGQRARLIRVTGTNLGLSQAEFASRFRVPVGTLRDWEQARVMPPDFAVAYVRVIAQHPDLVAKAVA, from the coding sequence GTGGACAAAGACTTTATCGCAATCCCGGCTGATCCCAATGATCCCGAAGATCGGGCAGTGTCTGCCGAGGGTCGTGAGCAAGGACAACGCGCTCGCCTGATCCGCGTCACCGGGACCAATCTGGGCTTGTCACAAGCCGAGTTCGCTAGTCGCTTCCGCGTTCCGGTGGGCACATTGCGGGATTGGGAACAGGCACGAGTGATGCCTCCGGATTTCGCCGTTGCCTATGTACGCGTCATCGCCCAGCACCCCGATCTTGTCGCCAAGGCCGTCGCCTAA
- a CDS encoding TetR family transcriptional regulator C-terminal domain-containing protein codes for MVSKKTAAADTVDAKPRPLTRIQKEKQDIILEAALEVFSLHGFRGATIDQIAAQAGMSKPNLLYYFPKKDEIHRRLISELLVTWLAPLAEFDEDGDPFTEIRSYIRRKLEMARDFPRESRLFANEMLQGAPRVSEMIEVDLKNLVDEKAKVLLTWMEQGRLARTDPYHLIFSIWATTQHYADFDVQVRAVLGKDRNGEGRFEDAARYLEQLFMHGLTPKARSAGKA; via the coding sequence ATGGTGAGCAAGAAAACCGCCGCAGCTGACACCGTCGACGCCAAGCCGCGGCCGCTGACGCGCATCCAGAAGGAAAAGCAGGACATCATCCTCGAAGCGGCGCTCGAGGTGTTTTCACTGCACGGTTTTCGCGGCGCAACCATCGACCAGATCGCGGCGCAGGCGGGCATGAGCAAGCCCAACCTGCTCTATTATTTTCCCAAGAAAGACGAGATCCACCGCCGGCTGATTTCCGAACTGCTGGTGACCTGGCTGGCGCCCCTCGCCGAGTTCGACGAGGACGGCGACCCGTTTACCGAAATCCGTTCCTACATCCGCCGCAAGCTCGAAATGGCGCGCGATTTTCCACGCGAGTCGCGGCTTTTCGCCAACGAAATGCTGCAGGGCGCGCCGCGCGTCAGCGAGATGATCGAGGTCGATCTCAAGAACCTCGTCGACGAAAAGGCAAAGGTGCTGCTGACCTGGATGGAACAGGGGCGCCTCGCCCGCACCGACCCCTATCACCTGATCTTCTCGATCTGGGCGACGACGCAGCACTATGCCGATTTCGACGTGCAAGTGCGCGCCGTGCTCGGCAAGGACCGCAACGGCGAAGGCCGCTTCGAAGACGCTGCGCGATATCTCGAACAGCTCTTCATGCACGGACTGACGCCGAAGGCGCGAAGCGCAGGAAAGGCTTAG
- a CDS encoding aspartate aminotransferase family protein codes for MPFTANRQFKKSPRMFVAAKDMHYTTSDGRSVLDGTAGLWCVNAGHARPKIVEAIAKQAAELDYAPAFQMGHPKAFELANRIVDIAPEGLDHVLFTNSGSESVETALKVALAYHRVKGNGSKTRLIGRERGYHGVNFGGISVGGIVTNRKMFGTLLSGVDHLPHTHNLSKNAFSRGLPEHGVDLADELERIVTLHDASTIAAVIVEPVAGSTGVLIPPAGYLQRLRDITKKHGILLIFDEVITGYGRLGTPFGADYFGVTPDIMVTAKGLTNGVIPMGAVLVSAEIHDAFMDGPEHVIEFFHGYTYSGNPVASAAGLATLETYKEEGLLTRGAELAKVWEDALHSLKGEPHVIDVRNIGLVGAVELEPIAGSPTKRAFSAFLKCFEDGYLIRTTGDIIAMSPPLIISEAQIGELIDGVRSALRSIE; via the coding sequence ATGCCCTTCACGGCAAACCGGCAGTTCAAGAAGAGCCCGCGCATGTTCGTCGCGGCCAAGGACATGCATTATACGACCTCGGACGGCCGCAGCGTGCTCGATGGCACGGCAGGCCTCTGGTGCGTCAATGCCGGCCACGCTCGCCCAAAAATCGTTGAGGCCATCGCCAAGCAGGCCGCCGAGCTCGATTACGCGCCCGCCTTCCAGATGGGCCACCCCAAGGCATTCGAACTCGCCAACCGCATCGTCGACATCGCGCCCGAAGGGCTCGATCATGTGCTCTTCACCAATTCGGGCTCCGAGTCGGTCGAAACGGCGCTCAAGGTCGCTCTCGCCTACCACCGCGTGAAGGGGAACGGCTCGAAGACGCGCCTGATCGGGCGCGAGCGCGGTTATCATGGCGTCAATTTCGGCGGCATCTCGGTTGGCGGCATCGTCACCAACCGCAAGATGTTCGGCACGCTGTTGAGCGGCGTCGACCACCTGCCGCATACGCACAACCTTTCCAAGAACGCCTTTTCGCGCGGCCTGCCCGAACATGGCGTCGATCTTGCCGACGAACTCGAGCGTATCGTCACGCTTCATGATGCCTCGACCATTGCCGCGGTCATCGTCGAGCCGGTAGCCGGTTCGACCGGCGTCCTGATCCCCCCGGCAGGCTATCTGCAGCGCTTGCGCGACATCACCAAAAAGCACGGCATCCTTCTTATTTTCGACGAAGTCATCACCGGTTACGGACGTTTGGGAACGCCATTCGGCGCCGACTACTTCGGCGTCACTCCGGACATCATGGTCACCGCAAAGGGCCTCACCAATGGCGTGATCCCGATGGGCGCGGTGCTGGTCTCGGCCGAAATCCACGATGCCTTCATGGATGGACCCGAACACGTCATCGAGTTCTTCCATGGCTACACCTATTCGGGCAATCCGGTGGCCTCGGCGGCGGGGCTCGCAACGCTCGAAACCTACAAGGAAGAGGGTCTCCTCACCCGCGGCGCCGAACTGGCCAAGGTCTGGGAAGATGCGCTTCATTCGCTCAAGGGCGAACCGCATGTCATCGACGTGCGCAATATCGGTCTCGTCGGCGCGGTCGAACTCGAACCCATCGCCGGCTCGCCGACCAAGCGCGCCTTCTCGGCTTTCCTCAAATGCTTCGAGGATGGCTACCTGATCCGTACCACCGGCGACATCATCGCCATGTCCCCGCCGCTGATCATTTCCGAAGCGCAGATCGGCGAACTGATCGACGGCGTCCGCAGCGCCTTGCGGAGCATTGAATAA
- a CDS encoding CoA-acylating methylmalonate-semialdehyde dehydrogenase, with protein sequence MNVIENAVAGKRYVSASTRRVPVFNPATGEQSAELPLSTLDELNAAVASAVKAQVAWGATPPMKRARVMFKFKALLDQYADDLAREISKEHGKVHDDALGEVARGIDCVDFACGIPHLLKGEFSRNVGPSIDSYSDRQPLGVVAGITPFNFPAMVPMWMYPAAIACGNAFILKPSERDPSAPMLAWNLFMEAGLPEGILNVVHGDKEMVDGILDHPDIKAVSFVGSTPIAEYVYQRGTQAGKRVQALGGAKNHMIIMPDADLDQAADALMGAGYGSAGERCMAISVAVPVGKATADALVEKLRPRVESLKIGPATDKDAEMGPVVTKMHRDKILGYIDSGVEEGAKLVVDGRGFKLQGYENGYYVGGTLFDDVEPNMKIYKEEIFGPVLSVVRRESFQDAVDLIHGHEYANGTAIFTRDGDAAREFADKIEVGMVGINVPIPVPVAYHSFGGWKRSLFGDHSIYGPEGIHFYTRLKTVTTRWPAGIKGGAEFSFPTNK encoded by the coding sequence ATGAACGTCATCGAGAACGCCGTCGCCGGCAAGCGCTACGTTTCCGCCTCCACGCGCCGCGTGCCGGTGTTCAATCCGGCGACGGGCGAGCAATCGGCGGAGCTGCCGCTGTCGACACTGGACGAACTGAACGCCGCGGTCGCCTCCGCCGTCAAGGCGCAGGTCGCCTGGGGCGCGACGCCGCCGATGAAGCGGGCTCGCGTCATGTTCAAGTTCAAGGCGCTGCTCGACCAGTATGCCGACGACCTGGCACGCGAGATCTCCAAGGAGCATGGCAAGGTGCATGACGATGCGCTGGGGGAAGTCGCTCGCGGCATCGACTGCGTCGACTTTGCCTGCGGCATTCCGCACCTGCTCAAGGGCGAATTTTCGCGCAATGTTGGCCCCTCGATCGACAGCTATTCCGATCGCCAGCCGCTCGGCGTCGTCGCCGGGATCACGCCGTTCAACTTCCCGGCCATGGTACCGATGTGGATGTATCCGGCGGCCATTGCCTGCGGCAATGCCTTCATCCTCAAGCCTTCCGAGCGCGATCCGTCGGCGCCGATGCTGGCCTGGAACCTTTTCATGGAAGCGGGACTGCCCGAGGGCATCCTCAACGTCGTCCATGGCGACAAGGAAATGGTCGATGGTATTTTGGACCATCCCGACATCAAGGCCGTGAGCTTTGTCGGGTCAACGCCGATTGCAGAATATGTCTACCAGCGCGGCACCCAGGCGGGTAAGCGCGTCCAGGCTTTGGGCGGCGCCAAGAACCACATGATCATCATGCCCGATGCCGATCTCGACCAGGCCGCGGACGCTCTGATGGGCGCAGGCTACGGTTCGGCCGGCGAGCGCTGCATGGCGATTTCGGTGGCCGTCCCGGTGGGCAAGGCAACGGCGGATGCGCTGGTCGAAAAACTGAGGCCGCGCGTCGAATCGCTCAAGATCGGGCCGGCCACCGACAAGGACGCCGAAATGGGTCCTGTCGTCACCAAGATGCACCGCGATAAGATCCTGGGCTACATCGATAGCGGCGTCGAAGAGGGCGCCAAGCTCGTCGTCGACGGCCGCGGCTTCAAGCTCCAGGGTTACGAAAACGGCTATTATGTCGGCGGCACGCTGTTCGACGACGTCGAGCCGAACATGAAGATCTACAAGGAAGAAATCTTTGGGCCGGTGCTCTCGGTCGTCCGCCGCGAAAGCTTCCAGGACGCGGTCGACCTGATCCATGGCCATGAATATGCCAATGGCACGGCGATCTTCACCCGCGACGGTGATGCCGCCCGCGAATTCGCCGACAAGATCGAAGTGGGCATGGTGGGCATCAATGTGCCGATCCCCGTACCCGTCGCCTATCACAGTTTTGGCGGCTGGAAGCGGTCGCTGTTCGGCGATCACTCGATCTACGGGCCCGAAGGCATCCACTTCTATACGCGCCTCAAAACCGTCACCACCCGCTGGCCAGCCGGCATCAAGGGTGGCGCGGAATTCTCATTCCCGACCAACAAGTAG
- a CDS encoding Zn-dependent hydrolase — translation MSAPGENLRINGDRLWDSLMDMAKIGPGIAGGNNRQTLTDADKEGRELFQRWCEEAGLSMGVDKMGTMFMTRPGTDPDALPVYVGSHLDTQPTGGKYDGVLGVLAGLEVVRSMNDLGIKTRHPIVVTNWTNEEGARFAPAMVASGVFAGVIPFEHAYGRQDQDGKKFGDELERIGWVGDEDVGARKMHAYFEYHIEQGPILEAEDKQIGVVTHCQGLWWLEFTLTGKEAHTGSTPMTMRVNAGLAMARMIEMVQEVAMAAQPGAVGGVGQVKFSPNSRNVLPGTVVFTVDIRSPDQAKLDGMRATIEARAAEIAAELGVGCAVEAVGHFDPVTFDPTLVSRVRSAAEKLGYSHMNIISGAGHDACWAAKVAPATMIMCPCVGGLSHNEAEEISKNWAAAGADVLFHAVVETAEIVE, via the coding sequence ATGTCTGCCCCAGGAGAAAACCTTCGCATCAATGGTGATCGACTCTGGGACAGCCTCATGGACATGGCCAAGATTGGGCCTGGCATTGCTGGGGGGAACAACCGCCAGACCCTGACCGACGCCGACAAGGAAGGGCGCGAACTCTTCCAGCGCTGGTGCGAAGAGGCCGGCCTCAGCATGGGCGTCGACAAGATGGGCACCATGTTCATGACCCGGCCAGGCACCGACCCTGATGCCCTGCCGGTCTATGTCGGATCGCATCTCGATACGCAGCCGACGGGCGGTAAATATGACGGCGTGCTCGGCGTCCTGGCCGGGCTCGAAGTCGTGCGCTCGATGAACGACCTCGGCATCAAGACGCGCCATCCCATCGTCGTCACCAACTGGACCAATGAAGAAGGCGCCCGCTTTGCCCCCGCCATGGTGGCCTCGGGCGTTTTTGCCGGTGTCATCCCGTTCGAGCATGCCTACGGAAGGCAGGACCAGGACGGCAAAAAGTTCGGCGACGAACTCGAGCGCATCGGCTGGGTCGGCGACGAGGACGTCGGCGCCCGCAAGATGCACGCCTATTTCGAATATCATATCGAACAAGGACCGATCCTTGAGGCTGAAGACAAGCAGATCGGCGTCGTCACCCATTGCCAGGGCCTCTGGTGGCTCGAATTCACGCTGACCGGCAAGGAAGCCCATACCGGCTCCACCCCGATGACCATGCGCGTCAATGCCGGCCTTGCCATGGCCCGCATGATCGAGATGGTGCAAGAAGTCGCCATGGCCGCCCAGCCCGGCGCTGTCGGCGGCGTCGGCCAGGTCAAGTTTTCCCCCAACTCCCGCAACGTGCTCCCGGGCACGGTCGTCTTCACCGTCGACATCCGCTCGCCCGACCAGGCCAAGCTCGACGGCATGCGCGCCACGATCGAGGCGCGGGCCGCCGAGATCGCTGCCGAGCTCGGCGTCGGCTGCGCGGTCGAAGCCGTCGGACATTTCGACCCGGTCACCTTCGACCCCACCCTCGTCAGCCGCGTCCGCTCCGCCGCCGAAAAGCTCGGCTACAGCCACATGAACATAATTTCCGGCGCCGGCCACGACGCCTGCTGGGCCGCCAAGGTCGCCCCCGCCACCATGATCATGTGCCCCTGCGTCGGTGGACTGAGCCACAACGAGGCGGAAGAAATTTCAAAGAACTGGGCAGCGGCGGGGGCCGATGTGCTGTTCCATGCCGTTGTGGAGACTGCGGAGATCGTGGAGTGA
- a CDS encoding endonuclease domain-containing protein translates to MRGSKPSKSAVGRARTLRRNETDAEHVLWQMLRNRQIDGRKFVRQYPIEPYFADFACREAMLVIELDGGQHESAADIIRTAHLNACGYSVLRFWNNEVLGNREGCWHAIHSTLQGNPSPDLRFAPATLSPEGRGKLPDILGEK, encoded by the coding sequence GTGAGGGGCTCAAAGCCTTCCAAGAGCGCTGTCGGTCGCGCAAGGACCCTTCGCCGCAACGAAACAGACGCGGAGCACGTGCTTTGGCAGATGCTGCGCAATCGCCAAATCGATGGCAGGAAGTTTGTCCGCCAGTATCCGATCGAGCCATATTTCGCCGATTTTGCTTGTCGCGAGGCAATGCTCGTTATTGAACTGGATGGTGGTCAGCACGAAAGCGCGGCTGACATAATCCGCACGGCGCACCTAAACGCATGTGGTTATTCTGTCCTGCGCTTCTGGAACAATGAAGTTCTGGGCAATCGCGAGGGGTGCTGGCACGCCATCCACTCGACGCTTCAGGGCAACCCCTCACCCGACCTCCGCTTCGCTCCGGCCACCCTCTCCCCGGAGGGGCGAGGGAAGCTGCCCGACATCTTGGGAGAAAAATAA